The proteins below are encoded in one region of Erinaceus europaeus chromosome 15, mEriEur2.1, whole genome shotgun sequence:
- the LOC132533054 gene encoding small nuclear ribonucleoprotein G-like yields MNKAHPPELKKLMDKKLSLKLNGSRHVQGILWGFDPFMNLVIDECVEIATSEQQNNIGMVVRHGNSIILEALE; encoded by the coding sequence ATGAACAAGGCTCATCCTCCCGAATTGAAAAAACTTATGGACAAGAAGTTGTCATTGAAATTAAATGGCAGTAGACATGTCCAAGGAATTCTGTGGGGATTTGACCCATTTATGAACCTTGTGATAGATGAATGTGTGGAAATAGCAACTAGTGAGCAACAAAACAATATTGGAATGGTGGTAAGACATGGAAATAGCATCATTTTAGAAGCCTTGGAATGA